Proteins from a genomic interval of Actinoalloteichus hymeniacidonis:
- a CDS encoding LutB/LldF family L-lactate oxidation iron-sulfur protein, whose translation MAGRGVTWLGTPTFPKAARTALADTQLRTNLRNATTTIRGKRAGAVAELPDWEPLRRAGEAIKDEVLANLDTYLERLEAAVTARGGVVHWARDAAEANAIVLRLTREAGADEVVKVKSMATAEIGLNEALAEGGVHAVETDLAELIVQLGEDRPSHILVPAIHRNRSEIREIFRREMPGVDQDITDEPRELAEAARKHLRQKFLTAKVAVSGANFAVADSGSVVVVESEGNGRMCLTLPETLITVMGIEKLVPTWSDLEVFLQLLPRSSTAERMNPYTSVWTGVAPGDGPKNFHLVLLDNGRTDTLADTVGRQALRCIRCSACLNVCPVYERTGGAAYGSVYPGPIGAILTPQLLGEDVDEQAKSLPYASSLCGACFEVCPVRIDIPEVLVHLRAEAVESKSKAAPEAAAMSALAWAMGNPRRWAAAQKAAGVGRLLSRGGRISGLPWPGSRWTASRDLPAPPKETFRAWWRRTRG comes from the coding sequence ATGGCAGGCCGTGGCGTGACCTGGCTCGGCACGCCGACCTTCCCGAAGGCGGCGCGCACGGCCCTGGCCGACACCCAACTCCGCACCAATCTGCGCAATGCGACCACCACGATTCGCGGCAAGCGGGCCGGGGCCGTGGCGGAGTTGCCGGATTGGGAGCCGCTGCGCCGCGCGGGCGAGGCGATCAAGGACGAGGTGCTGGCCAACCTCGACACCTATCTGGAGCGGTTGGAGGCGGCGGTCACCGCGCGCGGCGGTGTCGTGCACTGGGCCCGGGATGCGGCGGAGGCCAATGCGATCGTGCTGCGGCTGACGCGGGAGGCGGGCGCCGACGAGGTAGTCAAGGTCAAGTCGATGGCCACTGCCGAGATCGGGTTGAACGAGGCGCTGGCCGAGGGCGGTGTGCACGCGGTCGAGACCGACCTCGCGGAGCTGATCGTCCAGCTGGGCGAGGATCGTCCGTCGCACATCCTGGTGCCCGCGATCCACCGGAACCGCTCGGAGATCCGGGAGATCTTCCGCCGGGAGATGCCCGGGGTCGACCAGGACATCACCGACGAGCCTCGGGAACTCGCCGAGGCGGCCCGTAAGCATCTGCGGCAGAAGTTCCTCACCGCGAAGGTGGCGGTGTCGGGGGCGAATTTCGCGGTGGCCGACAGCGGGTCGGTGGTGGTGGTCGAGTCCGAGGGCAACGGTCGGATGTGTCTGACGCTGCCGGAGACGCTGATCACCGTGATGGGGATCGAGAAGCTGGTCCCGACGTGGTCGGATCTGGAGGTCTTCCTCCAATTGCTGCCGCGTTCGTCCACTGCGGAGCGGATGAATCCCTATACCTCGGTGTGGACCGGGGTCGCTCCCGGGGACGGGCCGAAGAACTTCCACCTGGTGTTGTTGGACAACGGCCGCACCGACACGCTTGCCGACACGGTGGGCAGGCAGGCGCTGCGCTGCATCCGATGCTCTGCCTGTCTGAATGTGTGCCCGGTCTACGAGCGCACGGGCGGCGCGGCCTATGGGTCGGTCTATCCCGGTCCGATCGGGGCGATCCTGACCCCGCAGCTGCTCGGCGAGGACGTCGACGAGCAGGCTAAGTCCTTGCCGTACGCCTCGTCGCTGTGCGGGGCGTGCTTCGAGGTGTGTCCGGTGCGGATCGACATTCCCGAGGTGCTGGTGCATCTGCGGGCCGAGGCCGTGGAGTCCAAGAGCAAGGCGGCCCCGGAGGCGGCGGCGATGTCCGCGCTCGCCTGGGCGATGGGCAACCCGCGACGCTGGGCCGCGGCACAGAAGGCGGCAGGTGTCGGACGACTGTTGAGTCGGGGCGGGCGGATCAGCGGGCTGCCGTGGCCCGGATCGCGGTGGACCGCCTCACGTGATCTGCCTGCGCCGCCGAAGGAGACCTTCCGGGCGTGGTGGAGGAGGACCCGTGGCTGA